One genomic window of Mastomys coucha isolate ucsf_1 unplaced genomic scaffold, UCSF_Mcou_1 pScaffold8, whole genome shotgun sequence includes the following:
- the LOC116083312 gene encoding endogenous retrovirus group K member 6 Gag polyprotein-like has product MHSKNWQKVGRELNALIEKEGNDAVGHSIFSYWGLIRDIIESSESGGGQKQLLSVAEFCLKESLLPSHSPSCASLPRSSFTLIDMPSDLSPPDPPSSSISDPTAAPLSQKVKAQLHSQISDAAEIVRLQKRLSLLTSHFSQVPGPAPSLAFPITHSQSHPDPSSPSSTPQDDTRDPHSSSDAPACDRSPSWAPSVHSERSSNRGQESLASSDSESSGGEDAPPTIFHRLKFKKLEKLYSAVRNYGPNAPFTLSLLEDLAEGGHLTPNEWIATAQSVLNRCRDTIRKNYQQGWRTAQKWSLDKLLGQGKYSTDEKQCAFSLGLLAHSSSAALAAWRSISSAGALLSPMTKILQGPQEPFSDFVARLLVAAERSLGPGQTDNKLLTQLAYKNANSACKANLRGKFKGKDLDEMIQMCREVDPITDKFTKAILAVGTTTGSQACFHCGQNGYFARNCPNPTARGIENSATSDPPSSPDRPPPNTVCPHCRRGCHWANTCHSRMDVMVNPLPPCQGNFYGGQSRAPRPIMFQPASGQIQQAPIQPPPPSLPPPLTPLPSSPPQTPHPRSQQDWTSVPPPQQY; this is encoded by the exons ATGCATTCAAAAAACTGGCAGAAAGTAGGTCGCGAACTAAATGCCTTGATTGAAAAGGAGGGTAATGATGCTGTTGGTCACAGTATCTTTTCCTATTGGGGTCTTATTCGTGATATAATTGAGTCATCTGAGAGTGGAGGAGGCCAAAAACAACTTCTCTCTGTTGCTGAATTTTGCTTGAAGGAGTCCCTTCTGCCTTCTCACTCCCCCTCCTGTGCTTCTCTGCCTCGGTCTTCCTTTACTCTTATTGATATGCCTTCTGACCTTTCGCCTCCCgatcccccttcctcttccatttctgATCCCACTGCTGCTCCCCTTTCTCAGAA AGTTAAAGCCCAGctccattctcagatttctgacgcTGCAGAGATCGTCCGCCTCCAAAAACGACTTTCACTTTTAACCTCTCATTTTTCCCAAGTGCCCGGTCCAGctccttctcttgccttccctaTTACTCATTCACAATCCCATCctgacccctcctctccctcctccaccccacaagATGATACCAGGGACCCCCACTCTTCTTCCGATGCCCCCGCCTGTGATCGGTCTCCCTCGTGGGCTCCCTCTGTCCACTCTGAGAGGTCTAGTAATAGAGGTCAGGAGAGTCTTGCCAGTTCTGATTCTGAATCTAGTGGGGGAGAAGATGCCCCTCCCACCATATTCCACcgattaaaatttaagaaacttgaGAAATTGTATTCTGCGGTCCGTAATTATGGGCCTAACGCCccctttactctctcccttttgGAGGATCTGGCAGAGGGCGGCCACTTGACACCTAATGAGTGGATTGCCACAGCTCAGTCAGTCCTCAACCGTTGCAGAGACACCATTCGAAAAAATTATCAACAGGGGTGGCGCACAGCCCAGAAATGGTCCCTAGACAAATTGTTGGGCCAAGGCAAATACTCCACAGATGAAAAGCAGTGTGCTTTCTCCCTCGGCCTTTTGGCTCACTCTAGCTCTGCTGCCCTTGCAGCCTGGAGGAGCATCTCTTCCGCTGGAGCACTTCTTTCCCCCATGACCAAGATCTTGCAAGGGCCCCAAGAACCTTTCAGCGATTTTGTTGCCCGCCTCCTAGTGGCGGCCGAGAGATCTCTCGGTCCAGGGCAGACTGATAACAAACTTCTTACACAGCTTGCCTACAAGAATGCCAACTCTGCTTGTAAGGCGAACTTACGAGGTAAATTTAAGGGAAAAGATCTAGATGAGATGATTCAGATGTGCAGAGAAGTTGATCCTATCACAGATAAATTTACCAAGGCCATCCTCGCAGTAGGGACAACCACTGGCTCACAGGCCTGCTTCCACTGTGGACAGAATGGCTATTTTGCCCGAAACTGCCCTAACCCTACTGCTAGAGGCATTGAAAACTCTGCCACTTCagatcctccttcttcccccGATAGACCTCCCCCTAACACTGTCTGCCCTCATTGTAGGAGAGGCTGTCATTGGGCCAATACTTGCCATTCAAGAATGGATGTCATGGTCAACCCTCTTCCCCCGTGTCAGGGAAACTTCTATGGGGGCCAGTCCCGGGCCCCCAGACCAATCATGTTTCAGCCTGCCTCAGGACAGATTCAACAGGCTCCAATTCAGCCACCTCCACCCAGCCTACCCCCGCCACTaactcctctcccctcttccccaccacAAACCCCGCATCCTCGGTCCCAACAGGATTGGACTTCTGTGCCACCTCCTCAACAGTATTGA